The nucleotide sequence ACGCGGGAGGCCTCTCCCTCGCCGATGGCCAGCACGACCGCCCTGCGTGCGTCGAATGCCTCGATGTCCCGGAACTGCAGTTCCTGTGCGCCGGGCGGTGACACGTTGCGCCAGGTCCTGCCCCCGTCGCCGGTACGCAGCACGGTCCCCGCGGAACCCGCCAGCCACGCGCTGTTCCGGCTGACGGCGGCGAGACCGCGAAAGCGCACGTCAGTGCCGGTTTCCTTCAGTTCCCAGTGTGGTGGCCGACCTTCCCCCTGTGCCTGTGCGGGCACCGCCAGGGCCGCGGCGAGTGCCGCCGCCGCCAGGCCCGTCGCCATCGTCCGACTCGTCCGACTCATCCGTCTCGACTGCCCCAAGCCCCTCATGGCGGGCGAAGCTAGTGCACCGATCGGGTGCCGTCCAGATGCCCTCGGCCGGGAACCGCGGGGCGGCGTCCGGTGTCCTCTCCCATATCCCGGAACGCGGGATGAGAAATCGATCACCTCAGTGATTGGGCTCGGTGACAGAGGTCACTCGACCCTCATGTGCACGGATCGGCCCGATCCGGCGTCTTCTGATATGCCCGGCCTCAGTCATCCGAGTCCGTCCACCCGTCACACCGGAGTCCGTCCACCCGTCACAAGGGAGCAAGGCGTTGTCCACCGTCATCGAGCAGCCCGTAGAGGCCCGTCTCGTCGCCGCCGCGCCGCGGATGCCGAGCATTCCCGCAACGCTCCACTACGACCGCAGCGACCCCTTCGCCGTCCGTATGACCTTCCCCGCCCCGGCCACGCTGGAGGGCGTCGAGGTCTGCTGGACCTTCGCCCGCGAGCTCCTCGTGACCGGGATGGAGGAGTCTGTCGGCTACGGGGACGTACGCGTCCGCCCGTACGGCTACGAGCGACTGGTCCTGGAGTTCCACGCCCCCGAGGGCACCGCCGTGGTGCACGTCCACGCCGGCGAGGTACGGCGCTTCCTGGACAGCACGATCGACCTGGTGCCGCTCGGCCTGGAGCACCACCAGGTCGACCTCGACCACGACCTGGCGCAACTGATGCGCGACGCCTGCTGAGGACGCGTCCCAGACGCCGCCCCGCTCCGCCGGGGGGCGGCCGGTCCGGACGTCGGTCGCCGCGGGCCCCTCCGTCCGGGCGTCACGTTAATCCGTTGACAGCCTTCCGGCCCCTTCGTACGTTGGTCCACGGTCCTGTTGTCGTTGATCGGAGAAGGACGTTGCTCGTCTGAGGTCCTGAGACACCGCGTCACACACCCTGCCGATTCCCGGCGTTCCTGTGTGCGTTGCGTGCGACCTCGGCGTACGAGCCGTTCTGTCGGCAGCGGGCTTTTCTCTCGCCCCCGTCGTGTGTCGCCCTCGCGGTGTTTCGAACGCGTCGCCCCTGGCCGCTTCCCGCACTCGCGAGGTCCCTCATGTCTACTCCCCTTTCTCTCACCTGTACGTCCCTGTCCTTCGCCTGGCCCGACGGCACCCCCGTCCTCGACGATCTGCAGATCGCGTTCGGACCCGGCCGCACCGGGCTGGTCGGTGTCAACGGGTCAGGGAAATCAACCCTGTTGAAGCTGATCGCCGGTGAACTCACCCCGTCCGACGGCACCGTCCGCGTGGCCGGCGAGGTCGGCTACCTCCCGCAGAACGTCACGCTCGACACCGGCCTGAAGGTCGACGAGGCGCTCGGAATCGCCGCCGCCCGTGCCGCGCTGCACGCCATCGAGGCGGGTGACGTGTCCGAGGAGCACTTCGCGGCGGTCGGCGACGACTGGGACGTGGAGGAGCGCGCCCTGGCGACGCTCGGCCAACTCGGCCTGGGCCACGTCGACCTGGACCGCACGATCGGCGAGGTGTCGGGCGGCGAGTCGGTGCTGCTGCGCCTGGCCGCGCTGCTGCTGCGCCGACCCGACGTGCTGCTGCTCGACGAGCCGACGAACAATCTCGACCTGTACGCGCGGCGTCGGCTGTACGACGCCGTCGAGTCGTGGTCCGGGGTCATGGTCGTGGTCAGCCACGACCGTGAACTCCTGGACCTGGTCGACCAGATCGCGGATCTCCACGCGGGTGAGGTCACCTGGTACGGCGGCAACTTCTCCGCGTACGAGGAGGCGCTCGCCGGCGAACAGGAGGCCGCCGAGCGGATGGTGCGGGTCGCCGAGTCCGATCTGAAGAAGCAGAAGCGTGAACTCGTGGACGCCCAGGTCAAGTTGGCCCGGCGTAAGCGGTTCGGGCAGAAGATGCAGGATCAGAAGCGGGTACCGAAGATCGTCGCGGGCCTGCGCAAGCGCGCGGCCCAGGAGTCCGCGGGAAAGCACCGCATCCTGCACGAGGAACGGCTCGCCGGGGCCAAGGAGCGGCTCGACGAGGCGGTGGAGGCCGTACGGGACGAGGACGAGATCCGCGTCGAGCTGCCGTACACGGCCGTGCCGCCGGGCCGTACCGTCCTGACCCTGCTGGACCTGGAGCTGAGGTACGGCTCCCGGGTGCGCGGCGGACTCGACCTGCGCGGCCCGGAGCGGATCGCGCTGATCGGCCGCAACGGCTCGGGCAAGACCACGCTGCTGCGGACGATCGCGGGCGAGCTGGAGCCGGTGAGCGGCGAGACGAAGGCACATGTCCCGCTGCGGTTCCTGCCACAGCGGCTCGATGTCCTCGACGACGAGCTGACCGTCGCCGAGAACGTGGCCCGGTTCGCGCCGGACGCCACCAACAACCGGGTCCGGGCCCGTCTGGCCCGCTTCCTGTTCCGGGGCGCCCGTGCCGACCAGCCGGCGGCGACGCTGTCCGGCGGGGAACGCTTCCGGGCCGCCCTCGCCGCCCTGATGCTCGCCGAGCCCGCCCCGCAGCTGCTGATGCTGGACGAGCCGACGAACAACCTCGACATCGCGAGCGTGCGGCAGCTGACGACCGCGCTGGAGTCGTACGAGGGCGCGCTGATCGTGGCCAGCCACGACCTGCCGTTCCTGGAGTCGATCGGGATCACCCGGTGGCTGCTGCTGGAGGAGGGAGAGCTGCGGGCGACCACGCCGGAGGAGATCGAAGCGACCGGCTGACCCGGCCGGCCTTCGAGGGCGTCCACGCGGGATCCGGCCACCGGCGAGCATTTCAGGAGGGCCACAGCCTGCCTCCGGGGGTTTTGTCCTGGTGGACCGGGGCTGCATGATGGCGGACCGGCGTCGCCTCACGGGCGCCGGAAAGCCGTCGTCCGATTCGGAGTCACTTACGTGCCCAGCAGGAAAGCCCTCGTCCGCCGCCCCGGCCCCCGCCTGGCCGAAGGCCTCGTCACGCACGTCGAACGCACGGAGGTGGACGTCGACCTCGCGGTCGAACAGTGGGAGGCGTACGGGGACGC is from Streptomyces sp. NBC_01314 and encodes:
- a CDS encoding SsgA family sporulation/cell division regulator; amino-acid sequence: MSTVIEQPVEARLVAAAPRMPSIPATLHYDRSDPFAVRMTFPAPATLEGVEVCWTFARELLVTGMEESVGYGDVRVRPYGYERLVLEFHAPEGTAVVHVHAGEVRRFLDSTIDLVPLGLEHHQVDLDHDLAQLMRDAC
- a CDS encoding ABC-F family ATP-binding cassette domain-containing protein, whose protein sequence is MSTPLSLTCTSLSFAWPDGTPVLDDLQIAFGPGRTGLVGVNGSGKSTLLKLIAGELTPSDGTVRVAGEVGYLPQNVTLDTGLKVDEALGIAAARAALHAIEAGDVSEEHFAAVGDDWDVEERALATLGQLGLGHVDLDRTIGEVSGGESVLLRLAALLLRRPDVLLLDEPTNNLDLYARRRLYDAVESWSGVMVVVSHDRELLDLVDQIADLHAGEVTWYGGNFSAYEEALAGEQEAAERMVRVAESDLKKQKRELVDAQVKLARRKRFGQKMQDQKRVPKIVAGLRKRAAQESAGKHRILHEERLAGAKERLDEAVEAVRDEDEIRVELPYTAVPPGRTVLTLLDLELRYGSRVRGGLDLRGPERIALIGRNGSGKTTLLRTIAGELEPVSGETKAHVPLRFLPQRLDVLDDELTVAENVARFAPDATNNRVRARLARFLFRGARADQPAATLSGGERFRAALAALMLAEPAPQLLMLDEPTNNLDIASVRQLTTALESYEGALIVASHDLPFLESIGITRWLLLEEGELRATTPEEIEATG